From the Candidatus Bathyarchaeota archaeon genome, one window contains:
- a CDS encoding 4Fe-4S binding protein, with translation MRIDFYPERCTGCRICEMACSIRNEGTINPSKARLRIYREAIDKFVIKICNLCGECVKVCNPKAIYIENGIFKVNDKKCTMCLECLKACPKEAIFIHKDLRYPLFCIFCGACVANCPQKALALIR, from the coding sequence TTGAGAATTGATTTTTACCCTGAACGATGCACTGGATGCAGAATTTGCGAGATGGCTTGTTCTATAAGGAATGAAGGAACGATAAACCCTAGCAAGGCTAGATTAAGAATTTATAGAGAAGCAATAGATAAATTTGTGATAAAAATTTGCAATTTATGCGGTGAATGCGTAAAAGTTTGCAATCCAAAAGCCATCTATATAGAAAATGGCATTTTTAAAGTTAACGATAAAAAATGCACTATGTGCCTTGAATGCCTTAAAGCATGTCCTAAAGAAGCAATTTTTATTCATAAAGATCTACGGTATCCCTTATTCTGTATTTTTTGCGGTGCTTGCGTAGCTAATTGTCCTCAAAAAGCTTTAGCATTAATAAGGTGA
- a CDS encoding MoaD/ThiS family protein produces MKIKVLLFGHLRAVTGRKEVEFESTHTTYVKDVINFLKERFPEFKEILTKLAPGESIAILVNNKIALENVELKDGDEVALIPPISGGLKLSFNQFIICLFYQKVLFQFDKLMVQQL; encoded by the coding sequence TTGAAGATAAAAGTGCTTCTTTTCGGTCATCTTAGAGCGGTAACAGGACGAAAAGAAGTGGAATTCGAAAGCACCCATACAACTTATGTTAAAGATGTAATAAATTTTTTAAAAGAAAGATTCCCTGAATTTAAAGAAATATTAACTAAACTTGCTCCAGGTGAATCTATAGCAATTCTTGTAAATAATAAAATTGCTTTAGAAAATGTAGAATTAAAGGATGGGGATGAAGTGGCTTTAATTCCACCAATCTCTGGAGGATTAAAACTAAGTTTTAACCAATTTATTATTTGTTTATTTTATCAAAAAGTTCTTTTTCAATTTGATAAATTAATGGTTCAGCAGCTTTAA
- a CDS encoding biotin--[acetyl-CoA-carboxylase] ligase: protein MNYKNFKIFWFKTVNSTNDIAKKLAEEGFEEGVIVISETQIKGRGRYKRTWFSPKGGLWFSIILRPKINPNEAFKLSFLTVLSIAKALNELYNLEVAIKWPNDILINEKKVCGILSETKIKNGKLEFIILGIGINANIPAEVFPKELKGTSTSLKILLGREISIITLLQKILDNITFYYSKVKNFTQILKEWKWFMKMLGSWVEIKIGDEIIEGQIIDVNKKNGALIVKLKNNCIQEIFDANNCRIKPLT from the coding sequence TTGAATTATAAAAACTTTAAAATTTTCTGGTTTAAAACCGTTAACTCAACAAATGATATAGCTAAAAAACTTGCTGAAGAAGGATTTGAAGAAGGAGTGATAGTTATATCTGAGACTCAAATAAAGGGGAGAGGTCGATATAAAAGAACTTGGTTCTCTCCTAAAGGAGGGTTATGGTTTTCTATAATACTAAGACCTAAAATAAACCCTAATGAAGCTTTTAAATTAAGTTTTTTAACAGTTTTATCAATAGCTAAAGCGCTTAATGAGCTTTATAATCTGGAAGTAGCAATTAAATGGCCTAATGATATTTTAATTAATGAAAAAAAAGTTTGTGGAATATTAAGCGAAACTAAAATTAAAAATGGAAAGCTAGAATTTATAATTCTAGGAATAGGTATAAATGCAAATATACCTGCAGAAGTTTTCCCAAAAGAATTAAAGGGCACTTCCACTTCATTAAAAATTTTATTGGGAAGAGAAATATCGATAATTACGCTTTTACAAAAAATTCTTGATAATATAACCTTCTACTATTCTAAAGTTAAGAATTTTACTCAAATCTTAAAAGAATGGAAATGGTTTATGAAAATGTTAGGTTCTTGGGTGGAAATTAAAATCGGAGATGAAATAATAGAAGGACAAATTATCGATGTGAACAAGAAAAATGGTGCATTAATTGTGAAGCTTAAAAATAATTGCATTCAAGAAATTTTTGACGCAAATAACTGTCGTATCAAACCATTAACTTAA
- a CDS encoding sodium ion-translocating decarboxylase subunit beta — MIIIGCFFIYLAIKKHYEPLLLLPIGFGAILVNIPYGGLMEPGGFFKFLYDFGIITEVFPILIFVGIGSMCDFGALLERPWLLVFAAAGQIGIFTALIAALLSGFTPLESVAVGIIGAMDGPTAIYVTSKFTPEILGPVTVCAYSYMAMVPILQIPISKALTTRKERLIKMPYKRESYPKSIRLIFPIIVTLITGLIAPKGIPLMGALMLGNFMKESGVVERLTKTAENELANITTLLLGIAIGGTMMAEQFLTIKTLLIFGLGLIAFSSALAFGILFGKLVYLATKGKVNPLIGACGVSAFPMAGRTAHLIGRKEDPDNWLLMHAVAANAGGQIGSVIAGAVVLTYAPLLLGL, encoded by the coding sequence ATGATTATAATTGGATGCTTTTTTATTTATTTAGCTATTAAAAAACATTACGAACCCCTTCTCCTGCTTCCTATAGGTTTTGGTGCAATTTTAGTGAATATTCCTTATGGAGGATTAATGGAGCCAGGAGGCTTCTTTAAGTTTCTTTATGATTTTGGAATAATTACTGAGGTTTTTCCAATATTGATTTTTGTTGGTATAGGTTCCATGTGCGATTTTGGCGCTCTTTTAGAAAGACCATGGTTGCTTGTATTCGCTGCAGCAGGGCAAATTGGGATTTTCACCGCTTTAATAGCTGCTTTACTATCTGGTTTTACTCCACTTGAATCGGTAGCTGTTGGAATAATTGGAGCAATGGACGGTCCTACCGCCATATATGTAACATCTAAATTTACTCCAGAAATTTTAGGGCCAGTAACCGTATGCGCTTACTCATATATGGCTATGGTGCCCATTCTTCAAATTCCAATTTCAAAAGCTCTTACAACTAGAAAAGAAAGATTAATTAAAATGCCTTATAAACGCGAGTCTTACCCTAAATCAATTCGCTTAATTTTCCCCATAATAGTAACCTTAATAACAGGGTTAATAGCTCCAAAAGGAATTCCTTTAATGGGCGCATTAATGCTTGGAAATTTTATGAAAGAAAGTGGGGTTGTGGAAAGATTAACAAAAACCGCTGAAAATGAGCTTGCAAACATTACAACTTTACTTTTAGGAATCGCGATTGGTGGAACAATGATGGCTGAACAATTCTTAACAATTAAAACTTTGCTTATATTTGGGTTGGGTTTAATAGCGTTTTCCTCAGCTTTAGCTTTCGGAATCCTGTTTGGCAAGCTAGTTTATCTTGCTACAAAAGGGAAGGTTAACCCATTAATAGGTGCTTGCGGTGTTTCAGCGTTTCCAATGGCTGGAAGAACTGCTCATTTAATAGGACGAAAAGAAGATCCGGATAATTGGCTTTTAATGCATGCTGTTGCTGCAAATGCAGGTGGGCAAATAGGTTCCGTAATCGCTGGAGCAGTAGTATTAACCTACGCGCCTCTTCTGCTTGGTTTATAA
- a CDS encoding CoA-binding protein yields MAVFATEKTIALIQGITGKEGAFRTKRMLEYGTKIVAGVTPGKGGQEVHGIPVYDSVEEAVKAHPELNTAVQFVPARLAKDASFEVIEAGIKNLLIIAEGIPFQDTMEIVALGKEKGVTIVGPNTSGVISPPICELGACSQSAFHGPGKIGVASTTGSVQWYISRLISLGGWGVSTMMQIGGDPIRGTDFPEALLMYEKDPQTEAIVMIGEIGGDAEIRAADLIERGEVKKPVIAYIYARTAPPGKRLGHAGAIIERGGGVEAKVKALQKAGAIVITYPWEIIGAIKELGIEIIPELFKTPIKESKVEE; encoded by the coding sequence ATGGCAGTTTTTGCAACAGAAAAAACTATAGCATTAATTCAAGGAATTACTGGAAAAGAAGGGGCCTTCAGAACTAAAAGAATGCTTGAGTATGGAACAAAAATTGTAGCTGGAGTTACCCCTGGTAAAGGTGGACAAGAAGTGCATGGAATTCCAGTTTATGATAGCGTTGAAGAAGCTGTAAAAGCTCATCCAGAATTAAATACTGCTGTTCAATTTGTTCCAGCTAGGCTTGCGAAGGATGCTTCTTTCGAGGTTATAGAAGCTGGAATAAAAAATCTTTTAATAATCGCTGAAGGAATTCCTTTTCAAGATACTATGGAAATAGTAGCTTTAGGTAAAGAAAAAGGTGTAACAATAGTTGGACCTAACACTTCAGGAGTTATTTCGCCACCAATATGCGAGTTAGGCGCATGCTCTCAATCAGCTTTTCATGGTCCAGGTAAGATAGGAGTTGCATCAACTACAGGAAGCGTTCAATGGTATATATCTAGGCTTATTTCGCTTGGAGGGTGGGGTGTAAGCACGATGATGCAAATAGGTGGTGACCCTATTAGAGGAACAGATTTTCCAGAAGCTTTATTAATGTATGAAAAAGATCCTCAAACCGAAGCAATTGTAATGATAGGGGAAATTGGTGGAGATGCTGAAATTAGAGCTGCAGATTTAATTGAAAGAGGAGAAGTAAAAAAACCTGTTATTGCTTATATATATGCGCGAACAGCTCCACCAGGAAAAAGATTAGGGCATGCTGGAGCTATTATTGAGCGAGGTGGCGGCGTAGAAGCTAAAGTTAAAGCTTTACAAAAAGCTGGCGCCATAGTTATAACTTATCCATGGGAAATAATTGGTGCTATTAAAGAATTAGGGATAGAAATTATCCCAGAATTGTTTAAAACACCAATTAAAGAATCAAAAGTTGAAGAATAA
- a CDS encoding methylmalonyl-CoA carboxyltransferase: protein MLKKIEELRKLIEQAKLGGGVEAIEAQHKKGKLTARERLEKLLDSSTFIEMNQFVTHHCVEFDMDKKKAFGDGVVTGFGMVNDRPVAVFAQDFTFIGGSLGEMHAKKICEVMDLALKIGIPIIGLNDSGGARIQEGVSSLAGYGEIFFRNVLASGVVPQISIIMGPCAGGAVYSPALTDFIFMVKKTSYMFITGPKVVKAVTGEDVTPEQLGGGGAHSKSSGVAHFLAENEEECLLMVRKLLSYLPLNNLDDPPMAPSMEPDEPEKIVDLIPEDTKKPYNMLNVIDKIFDKDSFFEVHKYYAPNAIVGFARLNGFSVGVIANQPAVLTGVLDVDSSDKIARFIRFCDAFNIPLITLVDVPGYLPGVNQEYGGIIRHGAKVIYAYSEASVPKLTVITRKAYGGGYIAMCSKHLGADAVFAWPTAEIAVMGPEGAAEIIFSKEIAKAENPEEALLNFAQKYREKVTNPYVAASKGYVTSIIEPQDTRKMLISYLIALRRKRGKVNFSRKHGNIPL, encoded by the coding sequence TTGTTAAAGAAAATTGAGGAGCTTAGAAAGTTAATAGAGCAGGCTAAGCTTGGAGGAGGAGTTGAAGCTATTGAAGCGCAGCATAAAAAAGGAAAGTTAACTGCACGTGAGAGATTAGAGAAGCTTTTAGATTCAAGCACATTTATTGAGATGAATCAATTTGTTACTCATCATTGCGTAGAATTTGATATGGATAAAAAAAAGGCGTTTGGAGATGGAGTTGTTACAGGTTTTGGAATGGTTAACGATAGGCCAGTAGCAGTATTTGCGCAAGATTTTACCTTTATTGGCGGTTCATTAGGAGAAATGCATGCGAAAAAAATATGTGAAGTTATGGATTTAGCTTTAAAAATCGGTATTCCTATAATAGGGTTAAATGATTCTGGAGGGGCAAGAATTCAAGAAGGGGTCTCATCTCTTGCAGGTTATGGAGAGATTTTCTTTAGAAATGTTTTAGCATCAGGTGTTGTACCACAAATATCGATTATTATGGGTCCATGCGCTGGAGGCGCTGTTTATTCACCAGCTTTAACAGATTTCATTTTCATGGTTAAAAAGACAAGTTACATGTTTATAACTGGACCTAAAGTGGTTAAAGCGGTAACTGGAGAGGATGTTACTCCAGAACAACTTGGTGGAGGCGGAGCTCATTCTAAATCTAGTGGAGTAGCTCATTTTCTAGCAGAAAATGAAGAAGAATGCTTGTTGATGGTTAGAAAACTTTTAAGTTATCTTCCATTAAATAATCTAGATGACCCGCCTATGGCGCCTTCAATGGAACCTGATGAACCTGAAAAAATTGTAGATTTAATTCCAGAGGATACAAAAAAACCTTATAATATGCTTAATGTAATTGATAAAATATTCGATAAAGACTCATTTTTTGAAGTGCATAAGTATTATGCACCTAATGCTATCGTTGGATTTGCTAGATTAAATGGATTTAGCGTTGGAGTTATTGCTAATCAACCAGCAGTGCTTACAGGGGTTTTAGATGTAGATTCATCAGATAAAATTGCGAGATTTATAAGGTTTTGCGATGCTTTTAATATTCCGCTTATAACTTTAGTTGATGTGCCTGGTTATCTTCCAGGTGTAAATCAAGAATATGGAGGAATAATTAGGCATGGAGCAAAAGTTATTTATGCTTATTCAGAAGCTTCAGTTCCTAAGCTTACTGTTATAACTCGTAAAGCTTATGGTGGAGGTTATATAGCTATGTGCAGTAAGCACTTAGGGGCGGATGCTGTTTTCGCTTGGCCTACAGCTGAAATTGCAGTTATGGGCCCGGAAGGAGCTGCTGAAATAATTTTCAGCAAAGAGATCGCGAAAGCTGAAAACCCTGAGGAAGCTCTTTTAAATTTTGCTCAAAAATATAGAGAAAAAGTAACGAACCCGTATGTAGCTGCTTCTAAAGGTTATGTTACATCAATTATTGAACCTCAAGATACAAGGAAAATGCTTATAAGCTATTTAATTGCATTACGAAGAAAAAGAGGCAAGGTTAATTTTTCTAGAAAACATGGAAATATTCCTTTATAA
- a CDS encoding biotin transporter BioY, whose translation MLRKTRFTPLAALFAVLTALGAYIFIPLPFTPVPITLQTLFVYLAGDILGELGALSQIVYILLGALGLPVFARGRGGVEVLIGPTGGYLMGFAAAAFIIGKLTRFKHAQTFVWFIFSNIIGTIVIYCFGIFQLSIWFGSLKKAIIFGVFPFLIGDLIKAWLAAYIATRNQIRKWMSLLKS comes from the coding sequence ATGCTAAGAAAAACTAGGTTTACGCCTTTAGCAGCTTTATTCGCTGTTTTAACAGCTTTAGGCGCATATATTTTTATCCCATTACCATTCACTCCTGTTCCAATCACTTTACAAACCTTATTTGTATATTTAGCTGGCGACATTTTGGGAGAATTAGGTGCGTTAAGCCAAATTGTATATATTTTGCTTGGAGCTTTAGGGTTACCAGTTTTTGCAAGGGGTAGAGGAGGCGTAGAAGTTTTGATTGGGCCAACGGGTGGGTATTTAATGGGGTTTGCAGCTGCAGCTTTTATTATCGGTAAGCTTACTAGGTTTAAACATGCTCAAACTTTTGTTTGGTTTATTTTCTCAAACATTATTGGAACAATTGTTATTTATTGCTTCGGTATTTTTCAGCTTTCAATATGGTTTGGAAGCTTGAAGAAAGCTATTATTTTTGGGGTTTTCCCGTTTTTAATAGGTGATTTAATAAAGGCATGGTTAGCGGCTTATATTGCTACCAGAAATCAAATAAGAAAGTGGATGAGTTTATTAAAAAGTTAA
- a CDS encoding acetyl-CoA carboxylase biotin carboxyl carrier protein subunit, producing MAERESTEVTFKPEAALKKLEPIQIQKKELVKEVGEEAVIKAPMDGTITRIEKKLGDKVSVGEVVLVLEAMKMENEICAPKSGIIKELNASKGVSVHQGDVLAVIE from the coding sequence ATGGCTGAGCGGGAATCGACTGAAGTTACCTTTAAACCAGAAGCGGCTTTAAAAAAGCTGGAACCTATTCAAATTCAAAAGAAAGAGCTTGTTAAAGAAGTTGGTGAAGAAGCGGTTATAAAAGCGCCTATGGATGGTACGATAACTCGAATAGAGAAAAAATTAGGCGATAAAGTTTCTGTAGGTGAAGTTGTATTAGTATTAGAGGCTATGAAGATGGAGAATGAAATATGCGCGCCTAAATCTGGTATAATTAAAGAATTGAATGCTTCTAAAGGAGTTTCTGTTCATCAAGGCGATGTTCTAGCTGTTATAGAGTAA
- a CDS encoding aldehyde ferredoxin oxidoreductase produces MKYKGYMGEILRVNLTSKKIWTQEVTDEMAYMYLGGNGFAARILYDELKPGVDALSHENKIFIGSGPLNGTRIPFCVKTYAASKSPLTGLWGDTNCGGHFSAELKFTGHDAIVVEGKAEKPVYISVLDDEVKINDASHLWGKTTYETEEIIKRDLNEKGAYSISIGPAGENLVRYACLISAYRAGGRCGLGAVMGSKNLKAIAVKGSKDVEVADLNGLERYVSEVRFKKFPNSTLDKGYSTLGTPMLTEIINKLGLLGTKNWNNEVFDEIDKISYEALHKYEVKRVSCFGCLAHCCGVYKVENGVYAGVINEGPEYETIYALGSMCLNNDITSIIKMDRMCDELGLDTISTGVTLAFA; encoded by the coding sequence TTGAAGTATAAAGGTTATATGGGGGAAATTCTTAGAGTAAACTTAACCTCTAAAAAAATTTGGACACAAGAAGTAACTGATGAAATGGCTTATATGTATCTTGGAGGAAATGGCTTCGCTGCAAGAATTCTTTATGATGAACTTAAACCAGGAGTAGATGCTTTATCTCATGAAAACAAAATCTTTATTGGTAGCGGACCATTAAATGGAACCAGAATTCCATTCTGCGTTAAAACATATGCTGCTTCTAAATCACCTTTAACAGGTTTATGGGGAGATACTAATTGCGGTGGACATTTCTCAGCTGAATTAAAATTTACTGGACATGACGCTATAGTTGTTGAGGGGAAAGCTGAAAAACCTGTATATATATCGGTTTTAGATGATGAAGTTAAGATTAATGATGCTTCTCATTTATGGGGAAAAACAACTTATGAAACTGAAGAAATAATAAAAAGGGATTTAAATGAAAAAGGTGCCTACTCAATAAGCATTGGGCCAGCTGGAGAAAACTTAGTTAGATATGCTTGTTTAATATCTGCTTATAGAGCTGGTGGACGTTGCGGTTTAGGGGCAGTTATGGGCTCGAAAAATTTAAAAGCCATAGCTGTTAAAGGAAGTAAAGATGTTGAAGTAGCAGATTTAAATGGGCTTGAAAGATATGTTAGCGAAGTGAGATTTAAAAAGTTTCCTAATTCAACACTAGATAAAGGTTACTCTACGCTTGGAACGCCTATGCTTACAGAAATAATTAATAAACTTGGTTTATTAGGAACAAAAAATTGGAATAATGAAGTATTTGATGAGATAGATAAAATCAGTTATGAAGCTTTACATAAATATGAAGTAAAACGTGTTTCATGCTTTGGATGCTTAGCGCATTGTTGTGGAGTGTATAAAGTTGAGAATGGAGTATATGCAGGAGTTATAAATGAAGGGCCTGAATATGAAACAATTTATGCTTTAGGTTCAATGTGCCTTAATAACGATATAACCTCTATTATAAAAATGGATAGGATGTGTGATGAGTTAGGTTTAGATACAATTTCCACAGGCGTAACTTTAGCTTTCGC
- a CDS encoding acetate--CoA ligase family protein, producing the protein MPYLLEYEAKQIFKKEGLTIPEGEVAETPKQVKSIVERIGKPVVVKIQIPSGRRGRAGGVKFADNADEAEKAASELIGKEFLGHKVNKVLVEEKLNIKKEFYIGVVNDRAAKSPAILISSEGGMEIEEITQKFPEKLAKINVDIFKGLQVFQARNAARKVGIPVELINSISNTVYNLYWRIYRKYDATFTEINPLCLTTDGKLVAADARLSIDDDAMFRHKEIMPETEKYLNEREKHAKEKGYVYVELDPNGEIACISNGAGLGMSVMDYVNEAGGRLACFMDVGGRFYELAGDALKTVLTLPNLKAVLFHVYAGLTRANVIAKGVCEAIKEVKPKIPILIQVSGTGEKGAIEIMKKESEEFKKMGLIVEWCSHTVTGKESSTAHKGGVDVIETPVKRVLEWCGIKYKRNPPKWLPEHPEWEKTTREIMRKTLPLRPEPEYRELAKYE; encoded by the coding sequence TTGCCCTATTTACTTGAATACGAAGCAAAACAAATTTTTAAGAAAGAAGGCTTAACAATCCCTGAAGGTGAAGTTGCAGAAACACCAAAACAAGTTAAAAGCATTGTTGAACGAATAGGGAAACCCGTTGTTGTTAAAATTCAAATTCCATCTGGTAGAAGAGGACGCGCTGGAGGAGTTAAATTTGCTGATAACGCGGATGAAGCTGAAAAAGCAGCTAGCGAGCTTATTGGTAAAGAATTCTTAGGACACAAAGTTAACAAAGTTTTGGTTGAGGAAAAACTAAATATAAAAAAGGAATTTTATATTGGAGTTGTTAATGATAGAGCTGCTAAATCACCTGCTATACTAATAAGCTCAGAAGGTGGAATGGAAATTGAAGAAATAACTCAAAAATTTCCAGAGAAGCTTGCGAAAATAAATGTTGATATATTTAAAGGATTACAAGTGTTTCAAGCTAGAAATGCGGCAAGAAAAGTTGGTATCCCTGTTGAGTTAATTAACAGCATTAGCAATACAGTTTACAATCTTTACTGGAGAATTTATCGAAAATATGATGCAACCTTTACTGAAATAAATCCGCTTTGTTTAACTACGGATGGAAAACTTGTTGCAGCTGATGCTAGATTATCTATAGATGACGACGCTATGTTTAGGCATAAAGAAATAATGCCTGAAACTGAAAAATATTTAAATGAAAGAGAAAAGCACGCAAAAGAAAAAGGATACGTTTATGTAGAGCTTGATCCAAATGGTGAAATTGCTTGCATTTCTAATGGAGCTGGCTTAGGAATGAGCGTTATGGATTATGTAAATGAAGCTGGAGGTAGGCTGGCATGCTTTATGGATGTAGGTGGAAGATTCTACGAGTTAGCTGGAGACGCTTTAAAAACTGTGCTAACGTTACCAAACCTTAAAGCAGTTTTATTTCATGTTTATGCTGGGCTTACAAGAGCTAATGTAATAGCTAAAGGAGTATGCGAAGCAATAAAAGAGGTAAAACCGAAAATACCAATTTTAATTCAAGTCTCTGGAACAGGCGAGAAAGGAGCAATTGAAATAATGAAAAAAGAATCTGAAGAATTTAAGAAAATGGGTTTAATTGTAGAATGGTGCTCTCATACAGTAACTGGGAAGGAAAGTTCAACTGCTCATAAAGGTGGTGTTGACGTTATTGAAACTCCGGTTAAAAGAGTTTTAGAATGGTGTGGAATTAAATATAAGAGAAATCCTCCAAAATGGTTGCCTGAACATCCTGAATGGGAAAAAACCACCAGAGAAATTATGAGGAAAACTTTACCATTAAGACCTGAACCTGAATATAGAGAATTAGCGAAATATGAGTAA